The Musa acuminata AAA Group cultivar baxijiao chromosome BXJ2-2, Cavendish_Baxijiao_AAA, whole genome shotgun sequence genome contains the following window.
CTATTTTAAGAGCTTTTGGCATCATGGATTTCCTCTTATGGCTTTTtgttttatgataattttttacaaCAGCTGTAGACAAAGTGGATCAATTATTTGTGGTAAGCCAGTGTTTGGGAGCTTAGTGCCATCCCCCTGCCATGTGCATTTCCAGAAGGCACAGAGGAACGTCTCACAAGCTTTAAGAAAAAGCTGGACTAAGGCATCCTCTTTAAATGGGCCTACTCCTTTATTTAGTTTGCTGATCATTTAATTCATGTCTCAGATTCAGGCTAGAAGAAAAGAAGCATTGAACTGTGGTGAACTTTGATCAGAAGAAGGAAATAGTTAGTTGAATTAGTTGAAGTTTGTATATCAGGAACAAAACTGTGTATGCTGCTGTCTTTCTTGACCTTCTGGTGAAAAAAAGACTCATTGATCAGTCTAAGCTGGACATAAGGTAGTGGATAAACCTGCATCTGGATTAATCTTTTGTGCAAAGTGAGGAATGCTCGTGTTCATATATTACTTCTCCAAGCTTCCGTGTATGTATTTGTCATTCCCTATTGGTTCTAAATCTTATGTTATTATCCTTGGGTTTTTATAGAACTTTATACTGTATTTGATATTTACCACCACAAGTGTCAGGAACTTCACCTAATTGTTTATTCTCATGTTTTCTCATGTTGTTGCATTTGGATAGTTATTTGCTTGATGAATGTAATTTTGTTACCACGCTTCTGAGAATCCTAGTCTTGAATTAGAACATAAGGTTATTGATTAAAGATTCACGTTATATTCCTCATTTGTGTTCATCATTGTCACAGAAAGCAGATGCAGTTAGCAATGAGCTTGCTTGGTGGAAAATTAGCAGCAGATGAGTTGCAGTCCTACCTTATTGGCAACAAAAGGCATTAACATGTTAGTGCTCTGACACAATCCATATGAAATATCTCATCGGTTACACTTTGGGTTCTACATACTGAACATTTCCAGGGGACTGTGTGTTCCTGAACAATCTCCCGCGCCATTTGACTTCCATCACACCGGTGACTACTGTTTGGTAAGGTAACCCTCTCTACCTTTGTGCTGTGAGTTCTTTAGTATTTTCTGTCATTTGTGCAATTTTCCTGGATTAAGCAGCCCACTAAAACACCACCTTATTTTTTTCATATTGGCATTCAAGCATATCCATTCTAATATGATATTAGTGAGGTAGAGATCTGAAGCTTACTGTATGATAAACTCTCAGGGTTTGGAGCCTTCTCTAACATCTTATCGAGAGGACAAGTAGAATGTGGACACATCCATCTTGGAACATGACCCAGACCTTTAATTCTGCTTCCACAGGCATCCTAGTTTTCCTACTTTTCTTGAACTCTATCCCCAACCCAAAGATAGGCGTCCACATTTTGGTACCAGATAGGCTTGATCAAACAGTGCAATATCAAGCTTCTATGGCTTGAAAAGTATTGTACGGAAGAAGATGACAATCGAGTTTTATGTAGGGTATCAATCACCAGGCCTGATGTTTGAATGAGTGCAAGGGAGGCTCCTTTTGCATTGTTTATCCATAACTAATGCACCTCAGAGAATAAATTTTGCCAGCTTTCTGTGGATAGAAGCATCCCCACCTATTTAGATTCCATCTTGGAGCTTTTGTTCTTGGGCAAAGGAGTTGCTTGGCAGTAGAAAACAAAGAGGAATCCATGGCTCTCCATCTTATGAATCCTTTTGGGGGGATGGTGGATGGGTTTGACATAGGTGGTGACTGCAAAAGTCCTGTTTAAAGCCACTTTGGCATGTGATCATGGAATACATGATGGATTCTCTCATATCTAGGATTTGGATGATGTCATTGTCTAAACAatgggaagaaaaaaagaaagttcaTCTTGTTGGGTCCCTTGCAAATTTTCGTTTCAAGATCCATCGGTTTTTTCTTTATGAAGCCACTGGGATATCATTGTGGGATATTCCATAAATATCTTGCAACAATTTAGAAGATGAAATCCACAACATGGTCTTGCTTGGGTTTCAAAGTCTTTCAACTATTAGTTCTTGTGATAAATTGTGCTACAAATGCAATTAGATATGGCCATGAAGTTGCTTGTCCTGTTAGAAAACATGGATCAGACCAGAAAAGTGTGCCAAGAACAAGAGATCAACACTTTCTCTAAGCATACTGCCCGGCGTTTAAATAATATTCCAACATGTGACCACAACAAAAAGCAAAAGCATCAATGAGCACTCACCGGTCAAACTTAGGTGACAGGAGGAGCAGTCCTGTTGAGAAGGCATGGGATATATGCTTAGCTCATTCATAAATATTAATTAGCAAAAGTTTATCCCCTGTTTAAGTTTTTTAACCCCTAATTATTAGGCGTGAACAATATAATACCATGACTCTCTTCCAGGTCTCTGTGGATTTGGTCATTTTGTATCTTTTTCAGCTCTTGATTTATTCATGTATGCTGAGGGAAAGATGCTGGTGTAACAAGGTTCTTTACTCctaatcattatatatattgttATTACCATCACATATGGAGTCTCTTCTTTTACCTgcatgtgaatatatatatatatatatatatatatatatatatatatttgaaagcaGGGAAAATATGCTTAGGTTTGTTATCAATTAGCAAAAGTTTATACCCTGATGGGGTTTTTTAAGCCCTAATTATTAGGCATGAACAATATATTATGTCCCTTCAAGGCCTTGGTCATTTTGTGTCTTTTTGACTCTTGTTTTGTTCATGTATGCTGAGAGAAAGATGCTGATGTTACTTAATTCACATATtttgactcttttttttttttgactctcttcaaggttatatatatatatatataatgactaactttttataattttttatatttctataaaaaaatataatcaagcAGCTAATTGGTTTGTTAATTAAGCTAGAATTAATTAATCTTCTTTGATATGGGTAGATAATTATCTCAGATTTATctctgttatcatacaatgatcttAAGAGAATTTTGaagtgataatatatttttttcaaaaaataaacaatATACCTCTGTGGCTGGCTCATTTTATCTTTTTGACTGATGTATgctccaaaaaaaataaaaaaaaaagatgctgATGTGACAAGGTTCTTTATTCTTGatcattatataaattattatcagaAAGAACAACTTTTCATATCCTGTGAAAAATTAAACATTGATCTGCTTCGGCACTCCCAAGATTACAAATTTAGATCTTATGATGCATTCAAAGTTCTTGGTGTTTGGTAATCAGCAATTTGATGACAGGCACACATGTATGTCTCGTTCAATTTCTAAGCTCAACCTCAACTACTCCATGTATGTTTGGATTTATTGAGGTTAGACATATGATAAGACTTGTACCCAAAATGACGCTTTCAAAACACAAATAAGATTTTTGTTCgtctgtaaaatcatcaaacatgttataaattttgagttAGATCGCACGACTTTTTTGATATCATTTATTATTAGCATATCAATCTCTCCTTTTCCACCATTCTGTGGTTTGCAGAGGCCAAAGTGACAGGACAAGATATGGAGGCAGATGCGGTGGAGGAGACGATGAAGAAGATGACGGCGTCCGTACTATTCTCGGCGACGGATCACCATCAACTCCAGAAACGACAAAGCGGGCAAAAAGACAAACGGTATGActgaaatattattcaaaaataagaaaaaaaaaccatTTTTTTTAGTAGATAAAACGTTAACTTTTTTCTATATATAAATTACAGAGCATTTAAATCATTAGGATGTTAGGGACGAAAAGATGGAAATGAAAACCTTTAGTCTCAAGAAATTTGTGGTCTTAAGGCATCACTACAGAAACCCATGAAATATCAAATATAACCAAAGATAATAGAGCAAGTAAAAACACACATATTTATGCATGTGACAAACAATAAATTGCTCACTTGTGATATAAGTTACCACCTTCCATTAATCAACTATCATACACAAAGTAACACCCATCTTTTTAAGCTCTAATTAATTATGTGACACTTTGATTATTCAATGTGAAGATAGCTTGTTGAATCTTGATGAACACACATTGATCTAAATTAGATCGTCATAGCAAAAAGGATAATAAGGAGCCCAACCTTTGGATTAGATCAACCTAACTCTTGTGTTTCTTGGAGATTGATGGATAGTGCCAGGGTCTCCCTGTAGTTTTGTCCCCCACCAGATTTGGCATGTAAGAGGAAGGTGGCGTTGAGATATGTGTTTGGATTTGAGCCACAGTCGATTTCTGATTCCTTTTACCTTATTGGGAACCCTAGAAGGTCACTACTTTGCCTGTCCTAGCTTGGCTAGGATTGGTTGGAGTTGCTGAACTGTGCCCTGCATGATCTGCtggatcccccccccccccccaaccacTGGAGGTAGAGAGAGATGTGACAGTCACTTGCAGAGTATTACCAGACTGCAACACAATTCATGGTGTGGTTTACTTCACCCACATGTTTGAGTTCTTCTGCACACAAATAATATAAGTGCACATCAGAATCATATGCCTGAAGAAAATGTAAAGAAACAACTAAAGATTGCTTGATATGCTGAGGCTGAAAGAGGAAGAACTTCCAACAGATATAATGTAATGCAAGAAAGAAGAATCAAATAGTTACTGCTGTGGATTTAAAAATTGCCTTGCTATTAGTAAACAATGCAATGGCATGCAGAGGTTGAAGATCCCAAACTACTTGTGTGCTAAAAGTAGACCATCATGAATGACCAATAATTGGGATCAAGAATTTTTAGTGGCATCATTATTTTATTTGAGCTAATGCTTACAAAGGAGTACAAAAAAAGATGGTTTACCATTTGTTGCCGCACATGATAAAAGGTCCTGCATGCACATTATTTTTTGTCCTGAGAACGTTTCCATGGAAAGAGTTGTCTTTCGCTCATTCAAGATCAGCATTTTGGTTGGGTGTGgcgaataaaaagcaaaccatcaGCTTGCTGTGATTATAATCATGCCGATCTTACCGGATTGAAGATTTGCTTCTCGCTCAGAGGATTGAGCTCCAAGGAATATATGCATACCTGACATGACAATCAAATGTCTCCCTGGATTTGCTTGCAGTTCATGGAAGAACACAGCAATGAAGGCGGAGACAAGTAATATCACGATCTTTCGTAGAAGTCGGCTGGCAGTGGAATCCAACAAACACCATGATCGCCTAGATTGATTCCTCTCTATCTCTTTTATAGATCACCACTTCTTTTTTCTCCTCATGCATCATCTTCTGCAAGCTGAAACCATGCTACCTTTCACACATCGATCCTTTCTGCTATATCATTCCCAGATCGCTTTAGCAAATTGCAGCATGGTACACCGATGGGATGACAAAGACCAACCGATGAACTGCAGTGATGGAACTGAAATATGTGGGTATGATGTCACATTCCTGCCTTTGAGCCCCAAGCATCTCTTTAAAGCCATTGCTAGTAGGCGCATGCAGCTGATAAATTCCGAGGCGCCGTCAGCATAGACAGATCTGAGAGAGGAGATTGGATGAAGGCAAGTCAAAAGGCAACCCACTTTTTGCTGACCATATCATTCATCACTCAAGAGGTTCCAGATTTAGAGAATAAGTCGGCAGATATATTCACTATGCAATCGATCCACTTGCCCTTGTGAAGGCTCAAAGGGTGGAAGATCTTCAACATTTGCACTGATGAGTACTCGGTCTACACTCTCTAGTGCAAAAGTAGATTCCAGTTCCAAtggagcctggagttttgagtggGTGCTCCAATCATTTAGCTGCTGTATAAATGGGCACCTCATCTTCCAATGCCATCACAGGAAGGACCATCCgagtctccctctctctctctctctctctctctcgttcccaCCCTCTCCTCTACCACTGCCAGTAGCTCTTCTCGTCACTAATCATGTCGAGGGATCCGCTTGTTGTAGGCAATGTCATAGGTGATGTCTTGGACCCATTCGTCAAGTCCGCGACGCTGAGGGTGATCTACAACAACAAGGAGCTGACCAATGGATCCGAGCTCAAGCCGTCGGCGGTGGAGAATGAGCCGAGAGTCGAGATCAGAGGCCGCGATATGAGGAACCTTTACACGCTAGTAAGTGCCAATAAGTTGATGATTAGCTAGCTGCATGATTAAGAGAATGAGATCATACCAAACTTTCTGGCTGCTGCTCTTGCCTCAGCAGCTGCTGTTCCATGTGGTTGAAGTCTCGATAGTAATTGAGCCCAGCCCAAGATGTCCTGTTCTTTTCTTGTGCTCTTTctccaagaaaaaaaatctaggaCGAAGCAGTCATCCCACCGTGAGTACAAGAATCATAGGCCAGTAGTTAGATGCACTGTTGGAAATGACCGTCGAACTTTTCTGCATTTGTGGCATTGCCAGGATGCATACACTGCATTGATAAGACACCTTGACTTTCCTTTTCTGGATACTTAAATCTTCCCAATCATGCTGACATCTGTTCATCTTTCATGCCATTTCAAAGTAGATACTAGTGACTCTTGTTTGGCCATTCCACTTGAACAGTGATGTAAGTCTTGTCTTGACCGGCCCACCGGTAGATGCTGGCACTGCTTGGTCAGTGAATGATAAGGATGATCGGTGACTTACTGCTTGAACTAGTTGTGGAGGGACAAGTGTGGCTCGTCAGAGGTTAATGCTCATGTTGGTGTTTCATGCGTTCCATGTCCAAATCTGAGGTGTGAGGGTTGTGCATTCTGCATGGCTACCAAAGAAGAAAGAACCATTCCTGTGGATGGAGTTCATCAAATTTAGAGGTTTTAAGATTCGTTATTAAGAATAACTATCAGTATTGATTGACTAACCAACCTGATGATTTTACAAGGTCATGGTGGATCCAGATGCACCAAGCCCCAGCAATCCAACCGAAAGAGAGCACCTGCATTGGTAAGATCTAATTGTATATTGTATTGGTGCTAATGCACAAAAAAGGAAAATGGAGAATCTGCTCATGGCTCTTTTGATGTACTTTACTTAGGTTGGTGACAAACATACCAGAAACAAAGAACGCCAGCTTTGGTGAGTGAGAACAGCAGCATGACAAGTCTCCAATCCTTCATCATGCATCTTTTACTGTAGAATCTATACTAGCTGAATGGCATCCACAATGGCTATTTCTTCTATCACTCAACTTCATCTAGAGTGAGAACAAAATACGAGCCATGCCTATCAGAAATAAGACAAagatgaaacttttttttttttggccttaTCCAAAAGGCATCATCAAGTAGTCTTGTTTGATGGAAATATCATGATAAAGTCATACCGACCAATAATATGTATCGAGATAATaggaaaaaagagaagaaggagatatcAAGAAACAGAGCATGTTGTAGTACCTGCAACTTCTTTCACCAGGACTTTTaattatcttcttttctttttcaggcAATGAAATTGTTTGCTATGAGAGTCCACGGCCGACAGCCGGAATTCATCGCTTTGTGTTTGTGTTGTTCCGGCAATCGATTCGGGAAACAATCTATGCACCTGGATGGAGGCAAAACTTCAACACCAGGGAGTTTGCAGCACTTTACAACCTCGGGGATCCTGTTGCTGCGATGTTCTTCAACTGCCAGAGGGAGAATGGTTGTGGTGGAAGAAGGTGCGTTTGATTTGACCAACAGAGTTAAgacaacaattttcgatctttttctcttcggcatgAAGAAAATGCTTATAAAATCATTCAATTCAGAAACTCATAATTGCAAACATAGATCTGTATGCAGCTTAACCATTCATCAGGTTATAGCCAGGACAAAGACTGAACAAAACCTTGACTGATAACTAGTAGTTCCAGATCCATCAAACATATGCAAGAATATTCTGTCATTACTATATTTCTCTGTTCATCAACTGATATTTGTGGTCCTCTTTTCCAAGTTGCCAACCATTAGATACTCCAAACATTTAAAATCAAATCATAACTCAGCCATGTAGAAAAATCTATTAATACTCATAAATTATGTAAAGGCATAATTCTCCAAGCAATGGACAAAATGTCTCAGATTTCATCTCATATGTCCTAGGGATTATCTCTACAAGAAGGAAAAACAACTTCTATATCCAATATGCACATCTACTGTTAAGAAAATGAATCCTAAAATGAATGGATGGTTTCATGTTTATGCATCAAATCATCGTTTATGATGACATAATATGCTTATTTCGCTGGAGTTCAGTTATGTTTTACTCCCTAACATATTAATGAGCTATTACTTTAGACAAGAAGAaatgtgaaaaaaattattgactCAAGACTGTTTTAATTCATGAGAAACAAATCCCTTATTTCATCTCAACTCCATTACACTTAtggaaagaaacaaaacaaatattTCTCCTTAATGACTCTGTGCTTCTTTCGCATGAAGGTACCAATCTGTCAGTGGATGGACATAATGGTTTCCTGTGAACGGTCTAGAGGCTGGCTGATACTCCTCCAGTGAGACTTAGACTGCAGCCATGCAAAGAGTTATAGATGTACTAATGTCTGTAGATTTAATGTTTTCCTGAGTTTACTCTCTGTCTAAGTTTGCATCTCATATGccataactttagtgccc
Protein-coding sequences here:
- the LOC135605459 gene encoding protein FLOWERING LOCUS T-like, translated to MSRDPLVVGNVIGDVLDPFVKSATLRVIYNNKELTNGSELKPSAVENEPRVEIRGRDMRNLYTLVMVDPDAPSPSNPTEREHLHWLVTNIPETKNASFGNEIVCYESPRPTAGIHRFVFVLFRQSIRETIYAPGWRQNFNTREFAALYNLGDPVAAMFFNCQRENGCGGRRYQSVSGWT